One segment of [Limnothrix rosea] IAM M-220 DNA contains the following:
- the aroA gene encoding 3-phosphoshikimate 1-carboxyvinyltransferase translates to MIRLDTISPHQQLVITPPESGLSLQGTVTIPGDKSISHRALMLGAIAEGETIIEGLLLGEDPRSTAACFSAMGAEISELNATEVRVKGVGLGNLQEPDNVLDAGNSGTTMRLMIGLLASSPGQFFAVTGDSSLRSRPMSRVVKPLQEMGAQIWGKKDGSLAPLGIKGSQLRGIHYHSPIASAQVKSCVLLAGLLAEGSTTVTEPALSRDHSERMLRAFGAKLAIDPETNSVTIDPRPTLVGQKVVVPGDISSAAFWMVAAAIVPDSDLTIENVGINPTRTGIIEAMQLMGADMTLDNPREVAGEPVADLRIKYSRLKGCTIGGEIIPRLIDEVPILAVAACFAEGTTMIKDAAELRVKESDRLAVMAAELGKMGAHIVEHPDGLEITGGATLNGAEMDSYTDHRIAMSLAIAALNAKGETKIHRAEAASISYPTFVETLTNICEIT, encoded by the coding sequence ATGATTCGTCTAGACACAATTTCTCCCCATCAGCAGCTTGTGATTACGCCGCCAGAGTCTGGCTTGAGTCTCCAAGGCACTGTCACAATTCCCGGTGACAAGTCGATTTCTCACCGTGCACTCATGCTCGGGGCGATCGCCGAAGGGGAGACAATTATTGAAGGATTACTTTTAGGGGAAGACCCTCGCAGTACTGCGGCTTGTTTTTCGGCAATGGGCGCAGAAATTTCTGAGCTTAATGCCACCGAAGTTCGTGTTAAGGGCGTTGGTTTAGGTAATCTCCAAGAACCAGACAATGTCCTTGATGCGGGCAATTCTGGCACAACCATGCGCTTGATGATCGGTTTATTGGCCTCTTCACCTGGGCAATTTTTTGCTGTCACCGGGGACAGTTCTCTGCGATCTAGACCCATGTCCCGCGTCGTTAAACCATTACAGGAGATGGGTGCTCAAATTTGGGGTAAAAAAGATGGTTCCCTAGCACCCCTCGGCATCAAAGGCTCCCAACTGAGAGGTATTCATTACCATTCGCCGATCGCCTCAGCCCAAGTAAAATCCTGTGTTTTGCTGGCGGGCTTACTGGCAGAGGGTTCAACAACAGTGACGGAGCCAGCCCTTTCCCGCGACCATAGTGAACGGATGCTGCGCGCCTTTGGCGCTAAGTTAGCCATTGATCCCGAAACGAATAGCGTCACAATTGATCCTCGCCCGACCCTTGTGGGACAAAAAGTCGTTGTGCCGGGGGATATTAGCTCAGCAGCTTTTTGGATGGTGGCGGCGGCGATCGTGCCCGACTCAGATCTAACCATTGAAAACGTGGGCATTAATCCGACTCGGACAGGGATTATTGAAGCGATGCAACTCATGGGAGCCGATATGACCCTTGATAATCCCCGTGAAGTGGCCGGGGAACCCGTTGCGGATTTACGGATAAAATATTCTCGCTTAAAGGGTTGCACCATTGGTGGTGAGATTATTCCACGCCTCATTGATGAGGTACCGATCTTGGCAGTGGCCGCTTGTTTCGCAGAGGGTACAACGATGATCAAAGATGCTGCAGAACTACGCGTTAAAGAGAGCGATCGCCTCGCAGTGATGGCGGCAGAGCTGGGCAAAATGGGCGCACATATTGTGGAGCATCCCGACGGTTTAGAAATCACCGGCGGCGCAACATTAAACGGCGCTGAAATGGATAGCTACACCGACCACCGCATTGCCATGAGTTTGGCGATCGCCGCCCTAAATGCCAAGGGCGAAACAAAGATTCACCGTGCAGAAGCAGCTTCTATTTCCTATCCAACCTTTGTCGAAACCCTAACGAATATTTGCGAAATCACATAG
- a CDS encoding haloacid dehalogenase-like hydrolase, producing the protein MRETIAVIFDFDDTLAPDSTSGLLQKLGVDVEIFWRDEVEPLIRDDWDPVPAYLVKMIQKSRSGEVETITQQMLEDWGQRLPLHVGVTSIFQRIRDHAKKINPRISIEFYLISSGIEDVLRHTQIAHEFHDIWASNFSYDETGAIAYPKKVVSFTDKTRYIFHIKKGLSVDAVRGKPFEVNRKMPSGRSRIPLNQMIFVGDGYTDIPCFTLVRKGGGIAIGVYDNERRDRWGRAWGFVEDGRVSNLVPADFEEKRALSNSLIMAVESLAQKISLQGNIYQG; encoded by the coding sequence ATGCGGGAAACGATCGCCGTCATTTTCGATTTTGATGATACTTTAGCACCGGATAGTACTTCGGGTTTGCTACAAAAGTTAGGAGTCGATGTTGAAATATTTTGGCGTGATGAGGTGGAGCCTCTAATTCGAGATGATTGGGATCCTGTACCGGCATATCTCGTTAAAATGATTCAGAAATCTCGCAGTGGTGAAGTGGAAACGATTACTCAACAAATGCTGGAAGATTGGGGACAAAGATTGCCGTTGCATGTTGGTGTGACTTCGATTTTTCAGCGGATTCGTGACCATGCGAAAAAAATCAATCCTCGTATTTCCATTGAGTTTTATTTGATTAGTAGTGGCATTGAAGATGTACTGCGCCATACACAAATTGCCCATGAGTTTCATGATATTTGGGCTTCAAATTTTTCCTATGACGAAACGGGGGCGATCGCCTACCCGAAGAAAGTGGTGAGCTTTACGGATAAAACGCGCTATATTTTTCACATTAAAAAGGGCTTGTCTGTCGATGCGGTGCGGGGCAAACCCTTTGAGGTAAATCGTAAAATGCCGTCGGGGCGATCGCGTATTCCGCTCAATCAAATGATTTTTGTGGGGGATGGCTATACGGATATTCCTTGTTTTACTCTGGTGCGCAAAGGCGGTGGTATTGCCATTGGAGTTTATGACAATGAGCGGCGCGATCGCTGGGGTCGAGCTTGGGGGTTTGTGGAAGATGGTCGTGTATCGAATCTAGTACCGGCTGATTTTGAGGAAAAACGGGCTTTATCGAATTCCCTGATTATGGCCGTAGAAAGTCTTGCCCAAAAGATTTCTCTCCAGGGCAATATTTATCAGGGCTAA
- a CDS encoding UPF0182 family protein, translating into MGKKWLWLIYLCSIVAAIWGMSGLMSAFFAEKFWFDEIGYQSVFIKQVFTRLGLWSLGFIGSLVFIWVNYRVVDRQDWKERPDQSGEDRRANVPRQPLRWWQKILPQPIPYHTKIPESPAIGFRWLLLLMLGFGLLIILILFHYGSVVWDTRQLDLSLPLITPALPDPFALRSVRSVVTMLEQQLWRIGIAVVLFALVLWRRWFVLRAIAVMLSLCFGMVLANNWVRVLQGWYATPFAQVDPLYGKDVGFYVFNLPLWQILDFWFEGLFLYSLVSVTLSYLLSGDSFSQGKFPGFSPAQLRHLNLLTGLLFLAVAGRHWLVRYELLYSKLGVVYGASYTNITVDQHVETTLTLMAVAIAAWCLVQFWRYPYRRTVSIRRQQPQVLKGVVLYISVMVAGVMLQTASQQLIVQPNELAREEPFLRHSIEYTRNAFGLNAIESKVFNPEGQLTAADIENNPLTIDNIRLWDSRPVLQTNRQLQQIRLYYRFSDADIDRYSLQLQPDVPAAKEQVIMAPRELDYEAVPEQAKTWVNEHLVYTHGYGFTLSPVNKAERTGLPKYYVQDIGVGEEAEEGNLTTLTPEIRESIPIGQPRIYYGELTNTYVMTSTKVQELDYPSGEDNRYNTYDGKGGIAFGNPFKRLLFARYLGDWRILFSNDLISDTKLLMRRNINERVRAIAPFLYFDRDPYLVAADVGETNELGDKNYLYWILDAYTTSDHYPYSDPGENRFNYIRNSVKVVINAYNGNVTFYIADENDPMIRTWQKAFPNLYRSFADMPDVLREHLRYPTDLFSVQSERLLSYHMLDPQVFYNREDQWEIPKETYANESQAIAPYYLIMRLPTAESEEFILLHPYTPTSRPNLIAWLAGRSDGDQYGKLLLYQFPKQKLIYGPDQIEALIKQDPIISQQISLWDREGSRAVQGNLLVIPIEQSLLYVEPLYLEADENSVPTLARVIVVYDNQIVMEKTLQEALDVIFRGAEYEIPSTTIPSIIDPTIL; encoded by the coding sequence ATGGGAAAAAAATGGTTATGGCTAATTTATCTTTGCTCCATTGTCGCCGCAATTTGGGGGATGTCTGGCTTGATGTCAGCATTTTTTGCGGAAAAATTTTGGTTTGACGAAATCGGCTACCAATCTGTTTTCATTAAGCAGGTTTTTACCCGTTTGGGGCTGTGGAGCCTAGGATTTATTGGTTCTTTGGTCTTCATCTGGGTCAATTATCGAGTGGTTGATCGCCAAGATTGGAAAGAACGCCCCGATCAGTCGGGGGAAGATCGCCGCGCTAATGTCCCTCGTCAACCACTGAGATGGTGGCAAAAGATCCTGCCGCAACCGATTCCCTATCACACAAAAATTCCTGAGTCTCCGGCCATTGGCTTCCGTTGGTTGTTGTTGCTCATGCTGGGTTTTGGGCTGTTAATTATTTTAATTTTGTTCCATTATGGTTCGGTTGTCTGGGACACAAGACAGCTTGATTTAAGCTTGCCACTGATTACGCCTGCTTTGCCTGATCCCTTTGCCTTGCGTTCTGTTCGTTCTGTGGTGACGATGCTGGAACAACAACTGTGGCGTATTGGTATTGCTGTTGTTTTATTTGCGTTGGTACTGTGGCGACGGTGGTTTGTTCTGCGGGCGATCGCCGTGATGCTGAGCCTGTGTTTTGGCATGGTATTGGCCAACAATTGGGTGCGGGTGTTGCAGGGGTGGTACGCGACTCCCTTTGCCCAGGTCGATCCGCTTTATGGCAAGGATGTGGGTTTTTATGTATTTAATCTGCCCCTGTGGCAAATCCTTGATTTTTGGTTTGAAGGTCTCTTTCTCTACAGTTTGGTGAGTGTGACCCTCAGTTATTTATTGTCTGGGGATAGTTTTTCCCAGGGGAAATTCCCCGGTTTTAGTCCAGCTCAGCTGCGCCATCTCAATTTACTCACAGGCCTATTATTTCTGGCGGTTGCGGGTCGCCACTGGCTGGTACGTTATGAGTTGCTCTACTCCAAGCTAGGGGTGGTCTATGGTGCTAGTTATACCAATATCACTGTTGATCAGCATGTTGAAACGACTTTAACGCTAATGGCGGTGGCGATCGCCGCGTGGTGTTTGGTGCAATTTTGGCGCTACCCCTACCGCCGTACTGTGTCCATTCGCCGCCAGCAACCCCAAGTTTTAAAAGGCGTTGTCCTCTACATTAGCGTGATGGTCGCGGGGGTCATGCTACAGACCGCAAGCCAACAGCTCATTGTGCAACCGAATGAATTGGCGCGGGAAGAACCTTTCCTCAGACACAGCATTGAATACACCCGTAATGCCTTTGGACTCAATGCCATCGAATCAAAAGTCTTTAACCCAGAAGGTCAACTAACTGCTGCCGACATTGAAAATAACCCCCTAACCATCGACAATATTCGCCTCTGGGATAGTCGGCCAGTTTTACAAACAAATCGTCAGCTCCAGCAAATTCGTTTGTATTATCGCTTTTCTGATGCGGATATTGATCGCTATTCCTTGCAATTACAGCCCGATGTCCCCGCTGCCAAAGAACAAGTGATTATGGCACCGCGGGAACTAGATTATGAAGCTGTCCCCGAACAGGCAAAAACTTGGGTGAACGAGCATTTGGTTTACACCCATGGCTACGGTTTTACCTTAAGTCCGGTCAACAAAGCCGAGCGGACGGGCTTGCCAAAATATTATGTCCAAGATATTGGCGTGGGCGAAGAAGCAGAAGAAGGCAATTTAACGACTTTAACGCCGGAAATTCGTGAGTCAATTCCCATTGGGCAGCCCCGCATTTACTATGGCGAACTGACGAATACCTATGTCATGACCTCCACGAAGGTGCAAGAGTTAGATTATCCTAGCGGCGAAGATAATCGCTACAACACCTACGATGGCAAAGGCGGCATTGCGTTTGGCAATCCATTTAAGCGTCTTTTATTTGCCCGTTACCTAGGAGATTGGCGGATTTTATTTTCCAATGATCTAATTTCTGATACGAAGTTGCTCATGCGTCGCAATATTAATGAGCGGGTTCGGGCGATCGCCCCATTTTTATACTTTGACCGTGACCCTTACCTCGTTGCAGCCGACGTTGGGGAAACTAATGAACTCGGCGATAAAAATTATTTGTATTGGATTTTAGATGCCTACACCACGAGCGATCACTACCCCTATTCCGATCCGGGGGAGAACCGATTTAACTACATTCGCAACTCCGTCAAAGTTGTCATTAATGCCTATAACGGCAACGTCACTTTCTATATCGCCGATGAAAATGATCCGATGATTCGCACTTGGCAAAAGGCATTTCCCAATCTATACCGTTCCTTTGCCGACATGCCAGATGTCTTACGTGAGCATCTCCGCTATCCAACGGATTTATTTAGTGTGCAATCGGAAAGATTATTGAGCTATCACATGCTCGACCCACAGGTTTTTTATAACCGTGAAGATCAATGGGAAATTCCCAAGGAAACTTACGCTAACGAGTCTCAGGCGATCGCCCCCTATTACCTCATCATGCGATTACCCACCGCCGAGTCCGAAGAATTTATCCTCTTGCATCCCTACACTCCTACCAGTCGTCCAAATTTAATTGCATGGTTAGCAGGGCGTTCCGATGGCGACCAATATGGCAAATTATTACTCTACCAATTCCCCAAACAAAAACTAATTTATGGCCCAGATCAAATCGAAGCATTAATTAAACAAGACCCCATTATTTCCCAACAAATATCCCTTTGGGATCGTGAAGGTTCGCGGGCAGTCCAAGGAAATTTACTCGTTATTCCCATTGAACAATCACTACTTTATGTCGAGCCTTTGTACCTAGAAGCTGACGAAAATAGTGTGCCAACTTTAGCGCGGGTTATTGTTGTTTATGACAATCAAATTGTGATGGAAAAGACTCTCCAAGAAGCCCTTGATGTAATTTTTAGAGGGGCAGAATATGAAATCCCTAGTACAACAATTCCATCAATAATTGATCCGACTATTCTTTAA
- a CDS encoding NAD(+) kinase, translating into MKLDQVIIAYKAGNNFAKKWAQRCAEELEALDCKVLMGPSGFKDNPYPVFLASATEPIDLAIVLGGDGTVLAAARHLSVENIPILAVNVGGHLGFLTEPIEQIQESQKLWQRLKNDVYAVEKRMMLEASICEGDRLNPDIVSDQHFALNEMCVKPAAVDRMPTAIFEMEADHMIVDQYHGDGLLVATSTGSTCYTASANGPIMHPGLEAIAVTPICPLSLSSRPIVLPAGTSVDIWPLGDYELKNKLWVDCALGTSIWPGQWVNVRKARCYCKFIMLRESYSFYKTIREKLQWQGSRIPYNNNHN; encoded by the coding sequence GTGAAACTGGATCAAGTGATCATTGCCTATAAAGCGGGCAATAACTTCGCAAAAAAATGGGCACAGCGTTGTGCAGAAGAGCTAGAAGCCCTGGACTGTAAAGTACTGATGGGGCCTAGTGGGTTTAAGGATAATCCCTATCCTGTCTTTCTTGCTTCGGCGACAGAACCCATTGATCTGGCCATTGTCTTGGGAGGTGATGGTACGGTGCTAGCGGCGGCGCGACATTTATCTGTTGAAAATATTCCCATTTTGGCGGTGAATGTCGGCGGGCATTTAGGTTTTTTGACGGAACCGATTGAGCAGATCCAAGAGAGCCAAAAGTTATGGCAGCGCTTGAAAAATGATGTTTATGCTGTTGAAAAACGGATGATGCTAGAAGCGTCTATCTGTGAAGGCGATCGCCTCAACCCTGACATTGTCAGTGACCAACATTTTGCCCTCAATGAAATGTGTGTTAAACCCGCGGCTGTAGACCGGATGCCGACGGCGATTTTTGAGATGGAAGCCGATCATATGATCGTCGATCAATACCATGGTGATGGTTTGTTGGTTGCCACTTCAACCGGATCAACTTGCTATACAGCCTCAGCCAATGGCCCCATTATGCATCCCGGACTAGAGGCGATCGCCGTCACTCCCATTTGTCCCCTGAGTCTTTCTAGTCGTCCCATTGTCTTACCCGCTGGGACGAGTGTCGATATTTGGCCGCTGGGAGACTACGAACTAAAAAATAAGCTTTGGGTAGACTGTGCCCTCGGCACCTCCATTTGGCCGGGACAGTGGGTGAATGTCCGTAAAGCCCGTTGTTATTGCAAATTTATTATGCTGCGCGAGAGTTATTCCTTTTACAAAACTATCCGCGAAAAACTCCAGTGGCAAGGCTCCCGCATTCCCTACAACAATAATCATAATTAA
- a CDS encoding citrate synthase, whose product MTTGCEFKPGLEGIPAAQSSISFVDGKQGILEYRGIPIQELAKKSSFLEVAYLLIWGKLPTYNELEDFKNDILYHRRIKYRIRDMMKCFPDTCHPMDALQTSAAALGLFYSRRALDDPEYIRHAVIRLLAKIPTMIAAFNLMRKGNDAVQPNDSLDYAANFLYMMTERRPYDLQAQIFDTCLTLHAEHTINASTFSAMVTASTLTDPYAVVASAVGTLAGPLHGGANEEVLLMLEEIGSVDNVQAYVDKCVENKQKIMGFGHRVYKVKDPRAVILQGLAEQLFEVEGEDPYYKVALELEKVVEDKYGHKGIYANVDFYSGLVYRKLGIPSDLFTPLFAIARVAGWLAHWKEQLGVNRIFRPTQQYTGLHGQPYIPLEERV is encoded by the coding sequence ATGACCACTGGTTGTGAATTTAAACCCGGTTTGGAAGGAATTCCTGCCGCCCAATCCAGTATCAGTTTCGTTGACGGTAAACAGGGTATCCTCGAATATCGCGGTATTCCGATTCAAGAACTAGCTAAGAAAAGCTCTTTTTTAGAAGTTGCCTATCTCCTCATTTGGGGCAAGCTACCGACCTATAACGAGCTAGAAGACTTTAAAAACGATATTCTTTACCATCGCCGCATTAAATACCGCATTCGGGACATGATGAAATGTTTCCCAGACACTTGTCACCCAATGGATGCGTTGCAAACTTCAGCAGCTGCGTTGGGGCTATTTTATTCGAGGCGTGCCCTCGATGACCCTGAATATATTCGCCATGCTGTGATTCGCTTGTTGGCAAAGATTCCGACAATGATCGCGGCGTTTAACTTGATGCGGAAGGGCAATGACGCTGTTCAACCCAACGATAGCTTGGATTATGCGGCAAATTTTCTCTATATGATGACGGAGAGGCGACCCTATGATCTGCAAGCGCAGATTTTTGATACTTGCCTAACTCTTCACGCTGAGCACACCATTAACGCGTCTACTTTTTCCGCGATGGTGACGGCTTCGACTTTAACAGATCCCTATGCAGTAGTGGCATCGGCGGTGGGGACTTTAGCTGGGCCACTGCACGGTGGAGCCAATGAAGAAGTGTTGTTGATGCTGGAAGAAATTGGTTCTGTCGATAATGTTCAAGCCTACGTCGATAAGTGTGTCGAAAATAAGCAAAAAATTATGGGCTTCGGTCACCGCGTTTATAAGGTAAAAGACCCCCGCGCTGTGATTTTGCAAGGTTTGGCGGAGCAACTATTTGAGGTTGAGGGAGAAGATCCTTACTATAAGGTTGCCCTTGAGCTAGAAAAGGTTGTTGAGGATAAATATGGCCATAAGGGAATTTATGCCAATGTCGATTTTTATTCTGGGTTGGTGTACCGCAAGCTTGGCATTCCTAGTGATTTGTTTACGCCTTTGTTTGCGATCGCCCGGGTGGCTGGTTGGCTAGCCCACTGGAAGGAGCAGCTTGGTGTAAACCGAATTTTCCGTCCGACCCAGCAATACACTGGGCTCCATGGTCAGCCTTATATTCCCCTAGAGGAACGGGTTTAG
- the sixA gene encoding phosphohistidine phosphatase SixA, whose amino-acid sequence MINLYLFRHGIAAERSDKIHDAERPLIPKGQRRTRLVARRLQQIGLRFDVIMTSPFLRAQQTADILHEEGLGDLPIPLPPLAPTGEFARGMAWLQDWQQNHTTESNVVFVGHQPNLGHWAEQLLWGKVGDRLIVKKAGIIGIKLGNLSHSETNNELFLLTSPKWLP is encoded by the coding sequence TTGATCAATTTATACTTATTTCGCCACGGTATTGCTGCAGAGCGCTCTGACAAAATCCATGATGCAGAACGACCCTTAATCCCGAAAGGGCAAAGGCGTACAAGGCTTGTCGCTCGGCGACTACAGCAGATTGGCTTGCGTTTTGATGTTATTATGACGAGTCCTTTTCTGCGGGCTCAACAAACGGCGGACATTCTCCATGAGGAAGGGTTGGGGGATCTCCCGATCCCGTTGCCACCTTTAGCACCGACGGGGGAGTTTGCCAGGGGGATGGCATGGTTACAGGATTGGCAGCAGAATCATACGACGGAGAGCAATGTTGTGTTTGTGGGCCATCAACCCAATCTTGGACATTGGGCAGAACAGTTGCTCTGGGGAAAAGTCGGCGATCGCCTCATCGTCAAAAAAGCAGGCATCATTGGTATTAAGCTGGGCAACCTCAGTCATTCAGAAACAAATAACGAACTCTTTTTACTCACCTCGCCAAAATGGCTACCGTAA
- a CDS encoding photosystem I reaction center subunit XI, whose amino-acid sequence MDVITHGGDPQVGNLATPVNASAFSKAFINNLPAYRKGLSAQRRGLEIGMAHGFFVYGPFAVLGPLRDSDYAALAGLLAAVGLVSILTVALSLYGAAGVSTPTATLTTPNPPEDLGTDAGWSEFASSFLLGGCGGAFFAYFLCGTPFVEPLVQIAGGVWSS is encoded by the coding sequence ATGGATGTTATTACACATGGTGGCGATCCCCAAGTGGGCAATCTCGCCACCCCCGTCAATGCTTCTGCTTTTAGTAAAGCTTTCATCAATAATCTGCCGGCTTACCGCAAAGGTCTTTCCGCCCAACGTCGTGGCTTAGAGATCGGTATGGCCCATGGCTTTTTTGTTTATGGCCCCTTTGCTGTACTTGGCCCCCTACGCGACAGCGACTACGCCGCTTTAGCTGGTTTATTGGCAGCAGTAGGTCTCGTTTCGATTTTGACTGTGGCTTTGTCCCTTTATGGCGCGGCTGGTGTCAGCACACCGACGGCAACGTTAACAACCCCAAATCCTCCGGAGGATCTTGGTACTGACGCTGGCTGGAGCGAATTTGCGAGCAGCTTCCTGCTTGGCGGTTGTGGTGGTGCGTTCTTTGCTTATTTCCTTTGCGGCACACCCTTTGTTGAGCCTCTAGTACAAATCGCTGGTGGTGTTTGGTCTTCGTAA
- the psb32 gene encoding photosystem II repair protein Psb32, protein MMMQTKTISRWQKLGLWLVSVVLVFGGFVLPAQATGVYDVPYSTPDQPIWLVDQAEAISRANDGRLNRELETLAEKTGKGLHFVAIRRLDYGQTIEEFAEKVFAKWFPTAADGSDEMVIAVDVLTNNVAIALGENLKEKFPEETIKSITEKTVGYPLRKSAYNQALLEAEERVSAIFAGEADPGPPQIAEINIESTFTKAEDTKTTSSTIWLIVLLVLATAIPMGTYWWYVR, encoded by the coding sequence ATGATGATGCAAACTAAAACCATAAGTAGGTGGCAAAAGCTGGGTCTATGGCTAGTATCGGTGGTGCTAGTTTTCGGTGGATTTGTACTGCCCGCCCAAGCAACAGGGGTCTATGACGTTCCCTATTCGACTCCGGATCAACCTATTTGGTTAGTGGATCAGGCCGAAGCCATTAGTCGCGCTAACGATGGTCGTCTCAATCGAGAGCTAGAAACACTGGCAGAGAAAACGGGTAAGGGTCTGCATTTTGTTGCTATCCGTCGCCTTGACTATGGCCAAACCATCGAAGAGTTTGCAGAGAAAGTCTTTGCAAAATGGTTCCCCACAGCAGCAGATGGCTCTGATGAAATGGTGATAGCTGTTGATGTTTTAACTAATAATGTGGCGATCGCCCTTGGCGAGAACCTAAAAGAAAAGTTCCCAGAAGAAACAATTAAAAGCATCACAGAAAAAACCGTCGGCTATCCATTACGAAAAAGTGCCTACAATCAAGCACTCCTAGAGGCAGAAGAACGTGTTAGCGCAATCTTTGCCGGTGAAGCAGATCCGGGTCCCCCACAAATTGCCGAGATTAATATCGAAAGTACTTTTACCAAAGCTGAAGATACAAAAACAACAAGTTCGACTATTTGGTTAATTGTTTTATTAGTATTAGCAACAGCTATTCCAATGGGTACTTATTGGTGGTATGTCCGCTAG
- a CDS encoding prephenate/arogenate dehydrogenase, which yields MKIGIVGLGLIGGSLAIAFKEAGLEIVATSRKAATCQTALNRKIVDHASTDASILKTADVVFLCTPMDYVIDSAKAVIPHLKPDAVLTDVASVKGTMVAAIAPLWKNFVGGHPMAGTAKQGIDAVIAGLFIDAPYVLTPTETTPPIAIETLKKLIKILNSRYYSCSPEVHDQSVAWISHLPVFVSASLIAACLGEDDPAILKMSKSLASSGFRDTSRVGGGNPELGLMMAKQNKEALRRSLDTYRDQLDEIIQQIDTNQWEKIEVLLQKNHQQRDSFLSR from the coding sequence ATGAAAATAGGTATTGTTGGTCTGGGGTTAATTGGTGGATCGTTGGCGATCGCCTTTAAAGAAGCAGGCTTAGAAATTGTTGCCACATCCCGAAAAGCCGCCACTTGCCAAACGGCTTTAAACCGCAAGATTGTTGACCATGCCAGCACTGATGCCAGTATTTTAAAAACTGCTGATGTTGTGTTTTTGTGCACCCCAATGGACTATGTGATTGATTCAGCAAAAGCTGTGATCCCCCATTTAAAACCAGATGCCGTTTTGACGGATGTTGCTTCGGTAAAAGGAACAATGGTTGCGGCGATCGCCCCCCTCTGGAAAAATTTTGTGGGGGGTCATCCGATGGCAGGCACAGCAAAACAAGGCATTGATGCCGTCATAGCCGGTTTATTCATTGATGCCCCCTACGTGTTAACGCCGACAGAAACGACACCGCCCATAGCGATTGAGACCCTAAAGAAACTAATTAAAATCCTCAATAGCCGCTATTATTCCTGTTCTCCAGAAGTGCATGATCAGTCTGTGGCATGGATATCCCATCTTCCCGTGTTTGTCAGTGCTAGTCTCATTGCAGCTTGTTTGGGTGAAGATGATCCCGCAATTCTGAAAATGTCGAAATCCCTTGCTAGCTCAGGCTTTCGAGATACCAGTCGTGTTGGTGGTGGCAATCCAGAATTGGGACTCATGATGGCAAAACAAAATAAAGAAGCGCTACGGCGATCGCTGGATACCTATCGTGATCAGCTCGACGAAATCATCCAGCAAATTGATACTAATCAATGGGAAAAAATTGAGGTACTCCTCCAGAAAAACCACCAGCAACGGGACAGCTTTTTATCGCGATGA
- a CDS encoding YlqD family protein has translation MDENQDLSVTLKRPINLKVIVTPRWKQEVQQQLQGQITNLDSQLEQIDVQGNRTINELKQQSISPIPPQVTQQIDNIQMQVNKKKSEILEKKNQALQQLQQVQTLELEQEFFQGQMESFFEIKKGDNLVKKLNVEIIVRDGIVEEIRGSM, from the coding sequence ATGGACGAAAATCAAGATCTTTCTGTGACCCTAAAGCGGCCAATAAACCTCAAAGTTATTGTCACTCCCCGGTGGAAGCAGGAAGTACAACAGCAACTTCAGGGGCAAATTACCAACCTTGATTCTCAGCTTGAGCAAATTGATGTTCAGGGTAATCGCACGATTAATGAGCTTAAACAGCAAAGCATTAGCCCGATTCCTCCCCAAGTGACCCAGCAGATTGATAATATTCAAATGCAGGTAAACAAGAAAAAAAGCGAAATTTTAGAGAAGAAAAATCAAGCCCTCCAGCAGCTCCAACAAGTCCAAACCCTTGAGCTTGAGCAAGAGTTTTTCCAGGGTCAAATGGAAAGTTTCTTTGAGATTAAGAAAGGCGACAATTTGGTTAAAAAGCTCAATGTTGAAATCATTGTTCGCGACGGCATCGTTGAAGAAATTCGTGGTTCGATGTAA